A section of the Cytophagia bacterium CHB2 genome encodes:
- a CDS encoding flippase-like domain-containing protein, with product MRLILVLSLGLLITAIYSACTIDQQAFEALRHFPLHYALLLLAMALLPWFTSTIRLSVWMTFLKHPVRFNELFRIILAADAVAAVTPTAVGGGYFKFGWLIKRGVPAGPAASLMILGTLEEYAFFLISIPVVFWFSPAARGVFIEIWNKLPAGTLRGEEVFSYVVLPLIGMALAGQLMWRFMNEAHKTRLRNFWRGVRRQAKLGFDTLRMVAAKGGWRFAVTVGLAGVHWVCRCSLLVILLEGLRQQLDAMSVIISQWLLFMLMNFMPSPGAVGGAEFGFVLFYRALLPENFVGVLSTAWRMLTFTLPVGLAALVFMMQVRRDKKDSTPKCQLAFIYSDAATRHD from the coding sequence ATGCGTTTGATTTTGGTTTTGAGTCTCGGCTTGCTGATCACGGCAATTTACTCCGCCTGCACGATTGATCAGCAAGCTTTTGAGGCCCTGCGACATTTCCCGCTGCACTACGCGCTGCTTTTGTTGGCCATGGCTCTGCTGCCGTGGTTCACCAGCACCATCCGGCTTTCGGTGTGGATGACTTTTTTGAAACATCCCGTCCGATTCAACGAGTTGTTTCGCATCATACTTGCGGCCGACGCCGTTGCGGCGGTGACGCCAACGGCCGTGGGCGGCGGTTATTTTAAATTTGGCTGGTTGATCAAGCGCGGCGTTCCTGCCGGCCCAGCCGCCTCGTTGATGATTTTGGGAACGCTGGAAGAATATGCTTTCTTTTTGATCAGCATTCCGGTGGTATTTTGGTTTTCACCGGCGGCGCGCGGGGTGTTCATTGAAATTTGGAACAAGCTTCCCGCAGGAACATTACGGGGAGAAGAGGTTTTCTCCTACGTCGTTTTGCCGCTGATTGGAATGGCGCTGGCGGGACAACTGATGTGGCGCTTTATGAATGAAGCGCACAAAACCAGGCTCAGAAATTTTTGGAGAGGCGTGCGCCGGCAGGCGAAGCTCGGTTTTGACACCCTGCGGATGGTGGCGGCAAAAGGCGGCTGGCGGTTCGCCGTCACAGTAGGATTGGCGGGTGTGCATTGGGTTTGCCGCTGCAGCTTGCTGGTGATTTTGTTAGAAGGCTTGCGCCAACAGCTCGACGCGATGTCTGTGATCATATCGCAATGGCTGCTGTTTATGTTGATGAATTTTATGCCCTCGCCGGGCGCGGTGGGCGGCGCCGAATTCGGATTCGTGCTCTTTTATCGCGCCTTGCTGCCGGAGAATTTTGTTGGGGTATTGTCAACCGCGTGGCGCATGTTGACGTTCACGTTGCCGGTGGGATTGGCGGCGCTGGTGTTTATGATGCAAGTGAGGAGGGATAAAAAAGACTCGACCCCGAAATGTCAGTTGGCCTTCATTTATAGCGATGCAGCCACTCGACACGATTGA
- a CDS encoding DUF4097 domain-containing protein translates to MKSRLLIIYACFGLVMAGNIFGQDIRQEGRRYVAEIKKEFKTGAQGSLEMREITGDVTVKAWEQNKVEILETVNMEVFTMEEAKRVLEACQASYSQTGDIILVEGRERPRRSSDSHFRISVPSHFNLDIGTSGGDLAISQVKGTIKLRTSGGDVDLFETGGEVRASTSGGDVTVRSAEGRVSVKTSGGNLELEGIKGALDGQTSGGNITLRGANQTVDLRTSGGNIEIVDVTGAVVAKTSGGNVEVENTSGNVEVSTSGGDVVLRSIKGEIEASTSGGDVRATTLLGPANLRTSGGDINVRDLMARLQASTSGGTVSVEMTLADFSKPHDLSLSSSGGEVELTIPAKLPAKIYAEIRLGDGWNWGERYDIQSDFPLRIERDDKGERAGRYIRGEGEINGGGNIISLRTSGGNIVIRKGR, encoded by the coding sequence ATGAAGAGTCGATTATTGATTATCTATGCGTGTTTTGGCTTGGTTATGGCCGGCAATATTTTTGGTCAGGACATTCGCCAAGAAGGCCGGCGCTACGTTGCCGAAATCAAAAAAGAATTCAAAACCGGCGCGCAAGGTTCGCTCGAAATGCGCGAGATTACCGGAGATGTCACCGTCAAAGCTTGGGAACAAAACAAAGTGGAGATTCTTGAGACGGTGAACATGGAAGTCTTCACGATGGAAGAGGCCAAACGCGTGCTGGAGGCTTGTCAAGCTTCGTACTCACAAACCGGCGATATCATTCTGGTTGAAGGCCGTGAACGGCCGCGCCGCTCCAGCGATTCGCATTTTCGTATTTCTGTGCCTTCCCACTTCAACCTGGATATCGGCACCAGCGGCGGCGATCTCGCCATCAGCCAGGTCAAAGGCACAATCAAACTGCGCACCTCCGGCGGCGATGTCGATCTGTTCGAAACCGGCGGGGAAGTGCGCGCCTCGACCTCCGGCGGCGACGTCACCGTGCGCAGCGCTGAGGGACGTGTATCCGTGAAAACCTCCGGCGGAAATTTGGAATTGGAAGGCATCAAGGGCGCGCTTGATGGCCAGACTTCGGGCGGCAACATCACGTTGCGCGGCGCGAACCAAACCGTTGACTTGCGCACCAGCGGCGGCAACATCGAAATTGTTGACGTCACGGGCGCGGTCGTGGCCAAAACCTCAGGCGGCAATGTTGAGGTTGAAAACACCAGCGGCAACGTTGAGGTTAGTACGTCCGGCGGGGACGTTGTTCTGCGCAGCATCAAAGGCGAAATCGAAGCCTCGACGTCCGGCGGCGATGTGCGCGCCACGACGTTATTGGGTCCGGCGAATCTGCGCACCTCCGGCGGCGATATTAATGTGCGTGATCTGATGGCGCGATTGCAGGCCTCGACCTCCGGCGGCACGGTTTCGGTTGAAATGACGTTGGCGGATTTCAGCAAGCCACATGATCTCAGCCTGAGCAGCAGCGGCGGCGAAGTCGAGTTGACTATTCCGGCAAAACTGCCCGCTAAAATCTACGCTGAGATTCGACTGGGAGACGGCTGGAATTGGGGCGAGCGTTATGACATCCAATCTGATTTCCCGCTGCGCATCGAACGCGACGATAAAGGCGAGCGCGCGGGTAGATACATTCGCGGCGAGGGCGAGATTAACGGTGGCGGCAACATTATCAGCTTGCGGACGAGCGGCGGCAACATCGTGATTCGCAAAGGCCGTTAA
- a CDS encoding deoxynucleoside kinase, with product MPREKGLHKALAFWHEFLIMRLVKPWAAWSISPTSCSRTSHFMQNPESKRNAFVAIAGNIGVGKTTLTRLLAERFGWTVFFEKEVHNPYLADFYKDMSRWAFHSQLFFLKERLKDHLRIQASNNTICVQDRTIYEDAEIFAQNLFDRGLMLERDFACYLDLYRSISQALQPPAVFVYLRASIWTLISRIRRRGRDYEQNIDKEYLAQLNIAYDHWAKRAAANHRVLVIETDQHDILKEKEWSEGVLLDIYRAVQA from the coding sequence ATGCCGCGTGAAAAAGGTTTGCACAAAGCGCTTGCGTTTTGGCATGAATTCCTTATAATGCGACTCGTCAAGCCGTGGGCGGCATGGAGCATCTCGCCCACGTCGTGCTCACGAACGTCACATTTTATGCAAAACCCTGAATCAAAACGCAATGCTTTTGTGGCAATTGCCGGCAATATCGGCGTGGGCAAAACCACGTTGACGCGCCTGCTGGCGGAACGCTTTGGCTGGACGGTGTTCTTCGAGAAAGAGGTGCACAATCCCTATCTCGCCGATTTTTATAAAGACATGAGCCGCTGGGCTTTTCATTCACAGCTTTTCTTTTTGAAGGAACGCCTCAAAGATCATCTGCGCATTCAGGCGAGCAACAACACCATCTGCGTGCAAGATCGCACGATTTATGAAGACGCCGAAATTTTTGCGCAAAATCTATTTGATCGCGGCTTGATGCTGGAGCGCGATTTTGCGTGTTATCTCGATTTGTACCGTTCGATCTCGCAAGCGCTGCAGCCGCCCGCAGTCTTTGTCTATTTGCGGGCCTCAATTTGGACCTTGATCAGCCGCATACGCCGCCGCGGCCGTGACTATGAGCAAAATATCGATAAGGAATATTTAGCGCAGTTGAATATTGCTTATGATCATTGGGCAAAACGCGCGGCGGCCAATCATCGTGTGTTGGTGATCGAGACGGATCAGCATGATATTCTCAAGGAGAAAGAATGGTCGGAAGGGGTGTTGCTGGACATTTATCGCGCGGTTCAGGCATGA
- a CDS encoding glycosyltransferase family 1 protein — translation MLNMRVAFFAESASAQSKAYANLFVHVFPHLQNFNFHLRYFTNTVSPEAANAEQIMRVRTISSAFYPAQEEAQAVRDDLSSVLGKFRPDIIHLADTSLVSLLGMSYARAHRLPLVASYSPEENDRLDADYLCWFYGACQTVFASSPQELYELNRLGLKKVQRRVAGADAKALAQQLRVCYHKLSNNSSPATNMAKTAPRFDASAPVLHEVNASPRRRNTDITVALPQLATA, via the coding sequence ATGCTTAACATGCGGGTAGCATTTTTTGCCGAGAGCGCTTCGGCACAGTCAAAGGCGTATGCCAATCTGTTTGTACACGTGTTTCCCCACCTGCAAAACTTCAATTTCCATCTGCGGTATTTCACGAATACCGTCTCACCTGAAGCGGCAAATGCGGAACAAATCATGCGTGTGCGCACAATCTCTTCCGCCTTTTATCCCGCGCAAGAGGAGGCGCAAGCCGTTCGTGACGATCTTTCCAGCGTGCTTGGCAAATTCCGCCCGGACATTATTCATCTGGCTGATACTTCGCTGGTCAGCTTGTTGGGAATGAGTTATGCGCGTGCGCATCGCTTGCCGCTCGTGGCTTCCTACTCTCCCGAGGAGAATGATCGCCTGGATGCGGATTATCTGTGCTGGTTCTATGGCGCTTGCCAGACGGTTTTTGCGTCTTCCCCTCAAGAGTTGTACGAGCTGAACCGTCTCGGCCTGAAAAAAGTGCAACGCCGCGTGGCCGGCGCAGATGCCAAAGCTTTGGCGCAACAACTGCGCGTTTGTTATCACAAATTGTCCAACAATTCTTCTCCGGCAACGAACATGGCCAAAACTGCGCCCCGGTTTGACGCTAGCGCACCGGTTCTCCACGAGGTGAACGCCTCGCCTCGTCGCCGAAACACGGACATTACCGTTGCGCTGCCGCAATTGGCCACGGCATAA
- a CDS encoding AbgT family transporter, translated as MFYGALDVVERVGNLLPHPTSLFALFAFGVIIVSAIAAAFGLSAIHPGTGQTIEAVSLLSGEGLRRIMTEMVRNFTNFAPLGTVLVALLGIGVAEGTGLLGAAIRLLVLSAPPRLLTMVIVFAGVMSNAASEIGYVLLVPLGAVIFLAVGRHPLAGLAAAFAGVSGGYSANLLLGTVDPLLSGLSQEAARIIDPSYIVNPACNYYFMVASTFVLTAAGTWVSEKIVEPRLGKYEGAEKALDLQPLSAAEKRGLAYALVASLLIIGFLLWAVVPTDGILRDPKNTDFLHSPFLSGIVAIVFLASAIVGIAYGLGAGTVRKDADIVNAMGKAMGTLASYITLVFFAAQFVAYFSWTNLGLIIAVHGAEFLKAIGFHGIPLLLSFVLLSTGINMFMGSASAKWAIMAPVFVPMFMLLGYTPELTQVTYRIGDSCTNIISPMMSYFALIVAFVQRYSKEAGIGTVIATMVPYTVAFLIVWSAMLAIWVLLDIPVGPGAGLYLAK; from the coding sequence ATGTTTTATGGCGCCCTCGATGTCGTTGAGCGCGTCGGAAATCTGCTACCGCATCCCACGAGTTTATTCGCGCTTTTTGCCTTTGGCGTGATCATCGTCTCTGCCATTGCCGCGGCGTTTGGCTTGTCTGCGATTCATCCCGGCACGGGCCAAACGATTGAAGCCGTCAGCTTGCTCAGCGGCGAGGGTTTGCGGCGCATCATGACGGAAATGGTGCGCAACTTCACCAACTTTGCGCCGTTGGGAACCGTGTTGGTGGCGTTGCTCGGTATCGGCGTCGCCGAAGGCACGGGCTTGCTGGGCGCAGCGATTCGCTTGCTCGTGCTCTCAGCGCCGCCGCGGTTATTGACCATGGTAATTGTCTTCGCCGGCGTAATGTCGAATGCGGCTTCGGAAATCGGCTATGTTTTGCTGGTGCCGTTGGGCGCGGTTATTTTCCTGGCCGTCGGGCGGCATCCTCTGGCGGGTTTGGCAGCCGCGTTTGCCGGCGTTTCCGGCGGTTACAGCGCCAATCTGTTGTTGGGAACGGTCGATCCTTTGCTCTCCGGTTTATCACAAGAGGCGGCGCGCATCATCGATCCGAGCTACATCGTGAATCCCGCCTGCAACTACTATTTCATGGTGGCTTCGACCTTCGTTCTCACCGCAGCCGGCACCTGGGTTTCGGAAAAAATCGTGGAGCCGCGTTTGGGAAAATACGAGGGCGCGGAGAAAGCCTTGGATTTGCAGCCGCTTTCGGCGGCAGAAAAACGCGGGCTGGCGTATGCGTTGGTGGCATCACTCCTCATTATCGGATTTTTGTTGTGGGCGGTGGTGCCGACTGACGGCATTCTGCGCGATCCGAAGAATACGGATTTTCTGCATTCGCCCTTTCTTTCCGGCATTGTGGCGATTGTGTTTCTGGCTTCGGCAATCGTGGGCATTGCCTACGGCTTGGGCGCCGGCACGGTGCGCAAAGACGCTGACATCGTAAACGCGATGGGCAAAGCCATGGGCACGCTCGCGTCGTATATCACGCTGGTATTTTTTGCGGCGCAGTTCGTGGCGTATTTTTCCTGGACGAATCTCGGGTTGATCATCGCAGTGCATGGCGCGGAGTTTCTCAAAGCCATCGGCTTTCACGGCATTCCGTTGCTGTTGAGTTTTGTGCTGCTCTCGACCGGCATCAACATGTTCATGGGCAGCGCCTCGGCCAAGTGGGCAATCATGGCGCCGGTGTTCGTGCCCATGTTCATGCTGCTCGGCTATACACCAGAACTGACGCAGGTGACCTACCGCATCGGCGATTCCTGCACCAACATCATCTCGCCGATGATGTCATACTTTGCATTGATTGTCGCATTCGTGCAGCGCTACAGCAAAGAGGCGGGCATTGGCACGGTGATCGCAACGATGGTTCCGTACACCGTGGCTTTCTTGATTGTGTGGTCAGCGATGTTGGCAATTTGGGTATTGCTCGATATACCGGTGGGACCCGGAGCAGGATTGTATTTGGCGAAGTGA
- a CDS encoding Gfo/Idh/MocA family oxidoreductase, with protein sequence MNLIRLGVAGVGRLGALHAARLREISGIAFSGIFDTDLARAQSVAEQHGIRYFSSLEELLQACDAVTIAVPTTHHHQTARAALAAGKHVFIEKPITAAIAEARELINLAHDRQLVLQVGHIERFNAALRALAAFPLSPRFIESHRMASFDPRGTDVAVVLDLMIHDIDIILHLVKSPLVRVDANGVAVVSHEPDIANARLQFANGCVANVTASRISQKKMRKMRLFQRDAYISIDFLQGFSEIFRLTAPDESARGMAFPLLLGKLDQGARPRHIVYEKMDAPEGNALRMELESFVHAIQQAEPPPVTGEDGLRALEVATQITAMIKEQILDN encoded by the coding sequence ATGAATCTTATTCGCCTTGGTGTTGCCGGCGTTGGCCGCTTGGGCGCATTGCACGCTGCGCGGTTGCGAGAAATTTCTGGCATCGCTTTCTCCGGCATCTTTGACACGGATCTTGCGCGCGCCCAAAGCGTCGCGGAGCAGCATGGCATTCGTTATTTTTCTTCGTTGGAAGAATTATTACAAGCATGCGATGCTGTCACAATCGCCGTGCCAACGACTCACCATCATCAAACCGCCAGGGCGGCATTGGCCGCCGGCAAGCACGTCTTTATTGAAAAACCGATTACGGCGGCAATCGCCGAGGCGCGCGAGTTAATCAATCTTGCCCACGACAGACAACTCGTTTTGCAAGTGGGGCACATTGAGCGTTTTAATGCGGCGCTGCGCGCGCTTGCAGCATTTCCGCTAAGCCCGCGCTTCATCGAGTCGCATCGCATGGCCTCATTCGATCCGCGCGGCACCGACGTCGCCGTTGTGCTCGATTTGATGATTCACGATATTGACATCATTTTGCATCTCGTCAAAAGCCCGTTGGTGCGCGTTGATGCCAATGGCGTGGCCGTGGTTTCGCACGAACCGGATATTGCCAATGCGCGGCTGCAATTCGCCAATGGCTGCGTTGCCAACGTTACGGCAAGCCGCATTTCACAAAAGAAAATGCGGAAAATGCGCCTGTTTCAGCGCGATGCCTATATCTCGATTGATTTTCTGCAAGGCTTCAGCGAGATTTTTCGGCTAACGGCGCCGGACGAATCCGCGCGCGGCATGGCTTTCCCACTGCTGCTCGGCAAGCTCGATCAAGGCGCGCGGCCGCGCCACATCGTTTATGAAAAAATGGACGCGCCCGAAGGCAATGCCTTGCGCATGGAATTGGAAAGCTTTGTGCATGCGATACAGCAGGCCGAGCCGCCGCCCGTGACCGGCGAAGACGGCCTGCGCGCGCTGGAAGTGGCGACGCAGATCACGGCAATGATCAAAGAGCAAATTTTGGATAATTGA
- a CDS encoding RNA polymerase sigma factor, with amino-acid sequence MPKRKRFVQTFFTRHCLFHQAMTETEERLIRRAQQGNLAAFEQLVALHDRQVLKLAFHLLSRREDAEDVYQEIFVLVFRKIGTFRFESEFSTWLYRIVVNTCINYRKKRSRERFYSLESPLAEDEEPEGRYQIAAPEVDPERAAMNRELGQKISEAIASLSEQQRAVFVLRHFHGHKLQDIAAILSCAEGTVKNYLFRATQHMQQKLRAYHEGSI; translated from the coding sequence ATGCCAAAACGCAAGCGCTTTGTGCAAACCTTTTTCACGCGGCATTGTCTATTTCATCAAGCTATGACAGAGACCGAAGAAAGACTCATTCGACGCGCACAGCAGGGCAACCTCGCGGCGTTCGAGCAGCTCGTGGCGTTGCACGATCGCCAGGTGTTGAAGCTCGCTTTTCATCTCTTGAGCCGGCGGGAAGACGCTGAAGACGTCTATCAAGAAATCTTCGTGCTCGTGTTTCGCAAGATCGGCACGTTTCGTTTCGAAAGCGAATTTTCAACCTGGCTGTATCGCATCGTGGTGAACACCTGTATCAATTATCGCAAGAAACGCAGCCGCGAGCGGTTTTATTCGCTGGAATCTCCGCTGGCCGAGGACGAAGAACCCGAAGGGCGTTATCAAATCGCCGCGCCCGAGGTTGACCCGGAACGGGCGGCGATGAATCGCGAGTTGGGCCAGAAAATCTCCGAGGCAATTGCCTCGCTTTCCGAACAACAGCGCGCGGTATTCGTGCTGCGCCATTTTCACGGGCATAAATTGCAGGATATTGCCGCCATTTTATCCTGCGCTGAAGGCACGGTAAAAAACTACCTGTTTCGCGCAACGCAACACATGCAACAAAAATTACGAGCATACCACGAAGGTTCCATATGA